A window of the Thermoleophilia bacterium SCSIO 60948 genome harbors these coding sequences:
- a CDS encoding LysR family transcriptional regulator, whose translation MTARRPIRTPDIPELRAFCSAADLGTLGRAAVALRISQPALSKRLRSLEAIAGVSLLERSPSGVTLTDAGRRLYPEARRLLDQAEVVEGLLGGVAEERSPIRLAVSHTIAEFHLPPELVAHQADGMRHNPIELTVANSYAVRRMVADTRAEIGITARDANERVGDRLEELDLLDDEVIVAVPSSHPWHHRDSIPVRLLLSTPLVMRDPGAHDRRSVEAVLADRGLGSLSPLVEVGSTSVAKREALQRSAPVLLSRLALDEGRDRLVAKPVEGLRFPRRFVIVVRASGSLSRDEREFVAFLRRRRGPGEPHDEVA comes from the coding sequence ATGACGGCGCGGCGGCCGATACGCACTCCGGACATCCCCGAGCTGCGCGCCTTCTGCTCGGCCGCCGACCTCGGGACGCTGGGGCGGGCTGCGGTCGCGCTGCGGATCAGCCAGCCGGCGCTGTCGAAGCGATTGCGCTCGCTCGAGGCGATCGCGGGGGTCTCGCTGCTCGAGCGCTCGCCGAGCGGCGTCACGTTGACCGACGCGGGCCGCCGGCTCTATCCCGAGGCAAGGCGGCTGCTCGACCAGGCAGAGGTGGTCGAGGGTCTGCTCGGAGGGGTCGCCGAGGAGCGCAGCCCGATCCGGCTCGCGGTCTCGCACACGATCGCCGAATTCCATCTGCCGCCCGAGCTCGTCGCCCATCAGGCCGATGGAATGCGCCACAACCCGATCGAGCTCACCGTGGCCAACTCCTACGCGGTCCGGCGGATGGTCGCCGACACCCGGGCCGAGATCGGGATCACCGCGCGCGACGCGAACGAGCGCGTCGGCGACCGGCTCGAGGAGCTCGACCTGCTCGACGACGAGGTGATCGTCGCCGTACCGAGCTCGCACCCCTGGCACCACCGCGACTCGATCCCCGTGCGACTCCTGCTCTCGACACCGCTGGTGATGCGCGATCCGGGCGCGCACGACCGGCGCTCGGTCGAGGCGGTGCTCGCCGACCGCGGCCTCGGCTCGCTCAGCCCGCTCGTCGAGGTCGGAAGCACCTCGGTCGCGAAACGCGAAGCGCTCCAGCGCTCGGCCCCCGTGCTGTTGTCGCGACTGGCGCTCGACGAGGGCCGCGACAGGCTCGTGGCCAAGCCGGTCGAGGGGCTGCGCTTCCCGCGCAGGTTCGTCATCGTCGTCCGCGCGAGCGGTTCCCTTTCGCGAGACGAGCGCGAGTTCGTCGCATTCCTGCGCCGGCGCCGCGGCCCCGGCGAGCCGCACGACGAGGTCGCCTGA
- a CDS encoding beta-phosphoglucomutase family hydrolase: MERPAGELRVGADEALDLERRALREPLDRVKHAEVVRDRVETAAVDQTSAACERAVVVLDVHPVDELGLPRQVEVVGAGLGACAHERLAVVHVGPDRRRDHPRGACELGERGGVGDVGAHRPHLDPLGRQGAEPLADALELVRVAARDRPFRALRGVGGEVLGGQSAGEAGRAEEDDVEGSGCVGHGFWECIRVLGLPDDITTLLFDLDGVLTRTADVHAAAWKQTFDELLRARAERDGSEFREFEPTDYTRHVDGKPREAGVRDFLASREIELPEGEDSDPPEAESVHGVARRKNDLVGELIERDGVEVFSGSIDYLRAARDAGLRTAVVSSSRNTPVILDAAGIADLFETRVDGSVAAERGLPGKPAPDTFLEAARELGAEPGHAAVFEDALAGVEAGRAGDFGYVVGVDRAGHAEALREHGADVVVADLEELL, from the coding sequence ATGGAACGTCCCGCCGGAGAACTGCGCGTCGGCGCGGACGAAGCCCTCGATCTCGAGCGCCGCGCCCTGCGGGAGCCGCTCGACCGTGTGAAGCACGCCGAGGTCGTGCGGGATCGAGTCGAAACCGCAGCAGTGGATCAGACGAGCGCCGCTTGCGAGCGCGCGGTCGTTGTACTCGACGTACATCCGGTCGACGAACTCGGGCTCCCCCGTCAGGTCGAGGTAGTCGGTGCCGGCCTCGGCGCATGCGCGCACGAGCGGCTCGCCGTAGTTCACGTAGGGCCCGACCGTCGTCGCGATCACCCGCGCGGAGCGTGCGAGCTCGGCGAGCGAGGAGGCGTCGGTGACGTCGGCGCGCACCGTCCCCACCTCGACCCCCTCGGGCGCCAGGGCGCTGAGCCGCTCGCGGACGCGCTCGAGCTTGTCCGCGTTGCGGCCCGCGATCGCCCATTTCGAGCCCTGCGGGGAGTGGGCGGCGAGGTACTCGGCGGTCAGTCCGCCGGTGAAGCCGGTCGCGCCGAAGAGGACGACGTCGAAGGGTCGGGATGCGTCGGCCATGGTTTTTGGGAATGTATCCGAGTGCTCGGGCTCCCCGACGACATCACCACGCTGCTGTTCGACCTCGACGGCGTCCTCACGCGGACGGCCGACGTCCACGCCGCGGCGTGGAAGCAGACGTTCGACGAGCTGCTCCGCGCGCGCGCCGAGCGCGACGGTTCGGAGTTCCGCGAGTTCGAGCCGACCGACTACACCCGCCACGTCGACGGCAAGCCGCGGGAGGCCGGAGTCCGCGACTTCCTCGCCTCGCGTGAGATCGAGCTGCCGGAGGGCGAGGACTCCGACCCGCCCGAGGCGGAGAGCGTGCACGGAGTGGCGCGGCGAAAGAACGACCTCGTCGGCGAGTTGATCGAGCGCGACGGCGTCGAGGTCTTCAGCGGATCGATCGACTACCTGCGAGCTGCTCGCGACGCCGGGCTTCGCACCGCGGTCGTCTCCTCGTCTCGGAACACGCCGGTCATCCTCGACGCCGCCGGGATCGCCGACCTGTTCGAGACCAGGGTCGACGGCAGCGTCGCCGCCGAGCGTGGGCTGCCGGGCAAGCCGGCGCCCGACACCTTCCTCGAGGCTGCCAGAGAGCTCGGCGCGGAGCCGGGGCACGCAGCGGTCTTCGAGGATGCGCTCGCCGGCGTCGAGGCGGGCAGGGCCGGTGACTTCGGCTACGTCGTGGGCGTCGACCGCGCGGGTCACGCCGAGGCGCTTCGCGAGCACGGTGCGGATGTCGTGGTCGCCGATCTCGAGGAGCTGCTTTGA
- a CDS encoding sigma-70 family RNA polymerase sigma factor, translating to MTEIPALRDLLARGAEVGHIELSELEEVLADAELDEEATSAVHEDIESRGISVRDDRTETPQPTTYRPDELNIATADALQLFYREASRHPLLKKDEEVALAKAIERGDLAAKERMINSNLRLVVSNARRYENQGLPLLDLIQEGNIGLIRAAEKFDWRRGFKFSTYATYWIRQAMQRALETRSRTIRLPTTLAQQERRIGRAERQLATKLGREPTIEEVASAAELSPEQVMFVRDAPRAVTSLDRPVGEAEDATLGEFVPSDAPAPEDEATVTLGTEALRRALSQLPEQEEKVVRLRYGINGDKGRPLEAIGRELKVSPERVREIERRALSRLSENRELDALREVEAA from the coding sequence ATGACTGAGATCCCTGCGCTGCGCGACCTCCTCGCGCGTGGTGCCGAAGTGGGACATATCGAGCTGTCCGAGCTCGAGGAGGTCCTCGCCGACGCCGAGCTCGACGAGGAAGCCACGTCCGCTGTTCACGAGGACATCGAGTCCCGTGGCATCAGCGTGCGCGACGATCGCACCGAGACGCCGCAGCCGACGACCTATCGCCCTGACGAGCTCAACATCGCCACGGCCGATGCCCTCCAGCTCTTCTACCGCGAGGCATCGCGCCACCCGCTGCTCAAGAAGGACGAAGAGGTCGCTCTCGCGAAGGCGATCGAGCGTGGCGATCTCGCCGCCAAGGAGCGGATGATCAACTCGAACCTGCGTCTGGTCGTATCGAACGCGCGTCGTTACGAGAACCAGGGCCTGCCCCTGCTCGACCTGATCCAGGAGGGCAACATCGGGCTGATCCGCGCCGCGGAGAAGTTCGACTGGCGCCGCGGCTTCAAGTTCTCGACCTACGCGACGTACTGGATTCGCCAGGCGATGCAGCGTGCTCTCGAGACCCGCTCGCGGACCATCCGGCTCCCGACCACCCTCGCTCAGCAGGAGCGGCGGATCGGGCGTGCCGAGCGCCAGCTCGCCACGAAGCTGGGCCGCGAGCCGACGATCGAAGAGGTCGCCTCGGCGGCGGAGCTCTCGCCCGAGCAGGTCATGTTCGTGCGCGACGCCCCGCGTGCGGTGACCAGCCTCGACCGTCCGGTCGGCGAGGCCGAGGACGCGACGCTCGGTGAGTTCGTGCCCAGCGACGCGCCGGCGCCCGAGGACGAGGCGACGGTCACGCTCGGCACCGAGGCCCTGCGCCGCGCGCTCTCGCAGCTGCCCGAGCAGGAGGAGAAGGTCGTACGCCTCCGCTACGGCATCAACGGCGACAAGGGCCGGCCGCTCGAGGCGATCGGCCGCGAGCTCAAGGTCTCGCCGGAGCGAGTCCGCGAGATCGAGCGCCGCGCGCTCAGCCGTCTGAGCGAGAACCGCGAGCTCGACGCCCTGCGCGAGGTCGAGGCGGCCTAG
- a CDS encoding AI-2E family transporter gives MTAERRLHPASRAVILGLLLVAGGLVFQQIASLAIATLITILMAIPLEALANYLNRYRIPRAIGALIGILIGAAVLTGVLMLVIPPLVEQTDMLISQIPEVVDSLEGQIDGITGDSTGSAAMSVQSFFEGIISDPGQLAGPVASIGLSIASGLGAIVLIVVTAFYMAVRPEPLTSGLLALVPPDRRGWAREVMARLRRAWVGWMQGVGVDMLLTGVLVYVGLLLIGLDYAIVFAVFSAVLVIIPYFGAILGAIPPILIGLADSPEKALLALGVYVVVQQIESNATIPLVMADRVKLHPAVVAIGVVVVGQLFGFVGLIVAVPILSAAVILVDELWVKRTEAERGISTVSDPLPGELALADAAQSPPGSAPLRGDGEPGVVLPPGTTPRRSPSTTD, from the coding sequence ATGACAGCCGAACGCCGCCTGCACCCAGCCAGCAGGGCGGTGATTCTCGGGCTGCTCCTAGTCGCCGGCGGCCTCGTCTTCCAGCAGATCGCCTCGCTCGCGATCGCCACGTTGATCACGATCCTGATGGCGATCCCGCTCGAGGCTCTGGCGAACTACCTGAATCGGTATCGCATCCCGCGAGCGATCGGCGCGTTGATCGGGATCCTGATCGGCGCCGCCGTGCTGACGGGCGTGCTGATGTTGGTGATCCCGCCGCTGGTCGAGCAGACCGACATGCTGATCAGCCAGATCCCCGAGGTCGTCGACTCGCTCGAGGGACAGATCGATGGGATAACCGGTGACTCGACCGGCTCGGCCGCGATGAGCGTCCAGAGTTTCTTCGAGGGCATCATCTCGGATCCCGGTCAGCTCGCCGGGCCCGTCGCCTCGATTGGCCTGTCGATCGCGAGCGGCCTCGGCGCGATCGTGCTGATAGTCGTAACCGCGTTCTACATGGCGGTCCGGCCCGAGCCGCTGACCTCGGGATTGCTCGCGCTCGTGCCTCCGGATCGCCGCGGCTGGGCGCGTGAGGTGATGGCGCGGCTGCGGCGGGCCTGGGTCGGCTGGATGCAGGGCGTCGGGGTCGACATGCTCCTGACCGGTGTCCTCGTCTACGTCGGGCTGCTGCTGATCGGCCTCGACTACGCGATCGTCTTCGCCGTCTTCTCCGCGGTGCTCGTGATCATCCCCTACTTCGGAGCGATCCTCGGCGCGATCCCGCCGATCCTGATCGGACTCGCCGACTCTCCGGAGAAGGCGCTATTGGCACTCGGCGTCTACGTGGTCGTCCAGCAGATCGAGAGCAACGCGACGATCCCGCTCGTGATGGCCGATCGGGTCAAGCTCCACCCGGCCGTCGTCGCCATCGGCGTCGTCGTCGTCGGGCAGTTGTTCGGCTTCGTCGGGCTGATCGTCGCCGTGCCGATCCTGTCGGCGGCGGTGATCCTCGTCGACGAGCTCTGGGTCAAGCGGACCGAGGCCGAGCGGGGGATCAGCACCGTGTCGGACCCACTCCCGGGCGAGCTGGCGCTCGCGGATGCCGCTCAGTCGCCGCCGGGATCGGCTCCGCTGCGCGGCGACGGCGAGCCCGGCGTGGTGCTCCCGCCTGGGACGACGCCCCGTCGTTCGCCGAGCACGACCGATTAG
- a CDS encoding HlyC/CorC family transporter: MSDLAALGLGVLLLAGNAFFVGAEFALISARRSEIEPRAEEGSRAARVALKAIENVTLMMACAQLGITICTLGLGRLAEPALHHLLEGPLGLTGIPEAATSAIAFALALLIVSLLHIILGEMVPKNVALARPEASALIYATPLSLVARVLGPIIRGLNGFANILLRLVGVEPKEEVTSSFTRDEVSDLVSESHREGLLDDHEGGLLAGALSFTERDASAVLLPLDDLETLPLSVTPAEVEEVAARTGFSRFPIVRDSGEMAGYLHLKDALEFEDRHRNRPIAESWIRRLPRVSISDPLRSVMATMRRSGSHLARVTDASGKTLGIAALEDVIEELVGEIRDEVTSTA, encoded by the coding sequence ATGAGCGATCTCGCCGCTCTCGGTCTCGGCGTCCTGCTGCTGGCCGGAAACGCCTTCTTCGTCGGCGCCGAGTTCGCGCTGATCTCGGCCCGCCGCTCGGAGATCGAGCCCCGGGCCGAGGAGGGAAGCCGTGCCGCGCGGGTCGCGCTGAAGGCGATCGAGAACGTGACCCTGATGATGGCCTGCGCCCAGCTCGGGATCACGATCTGCACGCTCGGCCTCGGTCGCCTCGCCGAGCCGGCCCTCCACCACCTGCTCGAGGGGCCGCTCGGCCTGACCGGGATTCCCGAGGCGGCGACGTCGGCGATCGCCTTCGCGCTCGCGTTGCTGATCGTCTCGCTGCTCCACATCATCCTCGGCGAGATGGTCCCGAAGAACGTCGCGCTCGCCAGGCCCGAGGCTTCGGCGCTGATCTACGCGACCCCGCTGTCGCTGGTCGCGCGCGTCCTCGGGCCGATCATCCGCGGCCTGAACGGCTTCGCCAACATCCTGCTGCGGCTCGTCGGGGTCGAGCCGAAGGAGGAGGTGACGAGCTCGTTCACCCGCGACGAGGTCTCCGACCTGGTCTCGGAGTCCCACCGTGAGGGGCTGCTCGACGACCACGAGGGTGGCCTGCTCGCCGGCGCCCTGAGCTTCACCGAGCGCGACGCGAGCGCCGTTCTACTGCCGCTCGACGACCTCGAGACGCTGCCGCTCAGCGTGACCCCGGCCGAGGTCGAGGAGGTCGCGGCGCGGACCGGCTTCTCCCGCTTCCCGATCGTTCGCGACAGCGGCGAGATGGCCGGCTACCTGCACCTGAAGGACGCGCTCGAGTTCGAGGATCGCCATCGCAACCGGCCGATCGCCGAGTCGTGGATCCGCCGCCTTCCGCGGGTCTCGATCTCCGATCCACTGCGCTCAGTGATGGCGACGATGCGCCGATCGGGCTCGCATCTGGCGAGGGTGACCGACGCCTCCGGCAAGACGCTCGGGATCGCTGCGCTCGAAGACGTCATCGAGGAGCTGGTCGGTGAGATCCGCGACGAGGTCACGAGCACGGCCTGA
- a CDS encoding DUF3817 domain-containing protein: protein MSPGRAFGVGRGVGVNVSLKTFRIVALTEATTFLLLLVLGTAVDQLFGERLGVTVLGPIHGLLFVAYVLIALGIREREGWTSKQTVTILLGAVLPFGGYVVDRWLVRRESELPAT, encoded by the coding sequence ATGTCACCGGGCCGAGCGTTCGGCGTTGGTAGAGGTGTCGGTGTGAACGTCAGCCTGAAGACATTCCGCATCGTCGCGTTGACCGAGGCGACGACCTTCCTCCTGTTGCTCGTCCTCGGCACCGCCGTCGACCAGCTGTTCGGCGAGCGCCTCGGGGTGACCGTGCTCGGCCCGATCCACGGTCTGCTGTTCGTCGCCTACGTCCTGATCGCGCTCGGGATTCGCGAGCGCGAGGGCTGGACGTCGAAGCAGACGGTCACGATCCTGCTGGGCGCTGTGCTCCCGTTCGGCGGCTACGTCGTCGATCGCTGGCTCGTCCGCCGCGAGTCCGAGCTGCCGGCGACCTGA
- the lepB gene encoding signal peptidase I, translating to MAELAVIIALAAGLAFCVQAFVVKPFRIPSESMVPTLVPEQKILVNRLAYTFGDPKIGDVVVFHPPTGAVSQGGSECGVNKALSEPCPESTGVESDTNYVKRIVAGPGDTLSVRDGHPVVNGEIVTDEDYIRPCGAGNGCNMRQEITIPEGQYFMMGDNRGASDDSRFWGPVDEDWLIGEAFFTYWPLDRVGGI from the coding sequence CTGGCCGAGCTCGCCGTGATCATCGCACTGGCCGCCGGGCTCGCCTTCTGCGTCCAGGCCTTCGTCGTCAAGCCGTTCCGGATCCCGTCGGAGTCGATGGTCCCGACGCTCGTCCCCGAGCAGAAGATCCTCGTCAACAGGCTCGCCTACACGTTCGGTGATCCGAAGATCGGCGACGTGGTGGTCTTCCACCCGCCGACCGGCGCCGTGAGCCAGGGTGGGTCCGAATGCGGTGTCAACAAGGCGCTCTCGGAGCCGTGCCCTGAGTCCACGGGGGTCGAGTCGGACACGAACTACGTCAAGCGGATCGTCGCCGGGCCCGGGGACACGCTGAGCGTCCGCGACGGGCACCCGGTGGTCAACGGCGAGATCGTGACCGACGAGGACTACATCCGCCCCTGCGGGGCCGGCAACGGTTGCAACATGCGCCAGGAGATCACGATCCCAGAGGGGCAGTACTTCATGATGGGCGACAACCGCGGCGCCAGCGACGACTCGCGATTCTGGGGGCCCGTCGACGAGGACTGGCTGATCGGCGAGGCCTTCTTCACCTACTGGCCACTCGACAGGGTCGGAGGCATCTAG
- a CDS encoding HlyC/CorC family transporter, translated as MIEVLLLLLVPLALVVACGGFVAAEFSLVTVDRSAVERAVERGDRGASSVLAALKSLSTQLSGAQVGITVTNLVIGYMSEPAIASLIDGPLESLGVPDGAVTGVALTIALIIATLVTMLFGELVPKNIAIAKPLDTAKRVAGFQRGFTALTRPIVTACNNSANAILKRFGIEPQEELASARSPDELSSLVRRSADVGTLERETANLLERSLEFGEHRAGDVMTPRLRAETLHPEQTALDVIEAARETGRSRFPVVDEEHEHVSGLIHLKHAVAVPYEKRAETPISKLMVEAVFVPDSIELDPLLAQLREGGMQMAIVVDEFGGVAGLVTLEDLIEEIVGEVVDEHDPRDTSSRREGEGRWSLSGLLRPDEVTDVTGIEVPEDEEYETIAGLIAMRLERLPEEGDEIEFESRDSERRPYSVKLRVLSLDDLRVDRVRMTFEEIEVPDEDDER; from the coding sequence GTGATCGAGGTCCTTCTGCTGCTCCTCGTGCCGTTGGCGCTCGTCGTCGCCTGCGGCGGCTTCGTCGCGGCCGAGTTCTCACTCGTCACGGTCGACCGCTCGGCGGTCGAGCGCGCCGTCGAACGAGGTGATCGCGGCGCGAGCAGTGTCCTCGCCGCGCTCAAGTCGCTCTCGACCCAGCTCTCCGGGGCCCAGGTCGGCATCACCGTCACCAACCTCGTCATCGGCTACATGTCCGAGCCCGCGATCGCGTCGCTGATCGATGGTCCGCTCGAGTCGCTCGGTGTGCCGGATGGCGCGGTCACCGGTGTCGCGCTGACGATCGCCCTGATCATCGCCACCCTCGTGACGATGCTCTTCGGCGAGCTCGTCCCGAAGAACATCGCGATCGCGAAACCGCTCGACACGGCGAAGAGGGTCGCCGGGTTCCAGCGCGGCTTCACCGCTCTCACGCGGCCGATCGTCACCGCCTGCAACAACTCGGCGAACGCGATCCTGAAGCGGTTCGGGATCGAGCCGCAGGAGGAGCTCGCCTCCGCGCGATCGCCCGACGAGCTGTCCTCACTCGTGCGGCGCTCGGCCGACGTCGGCACGCTCGAGCGCGAGACCGCGAACCTGCTCGAGCGCTCGCTGGAGTTCGGCGAGCACCGCGCCGGCGACGTGATGACGCCGCGCCTTCGCGCTGAGACCCTCCACCCCGAGCAGACCGCGCTCGACGTGATCGAGGCCGCGCGCGAGACCGGCCGCTCCCGCTTCCCGGTGGTCGACGAGGAGCATGAGCACGTATCCGGCCTGATCCACCTCAAGCACGCGGTCGCGGTGCCCTACGAGAAGCGCGCCGAGACGCCGATCTCCAAGCTGATGGTCGAGGCGGTCTTCGTGCCCGACTCGATCGAGCTCGATCCGCTGCTTGCCCAGCTGCGCGAGGGCGGGATGCAGATGGCGATCGTCGTCGACGAGTTCGGTGGCGTCGCCGGGCTCGTCACGCTCGAGGACCTGATCGAGGAGATCGTCGGCGAGGTCGTCGACGAGCACGACCCGCGCGACACGTCTTCGCGGCGCGAGGGTGAGGGCCGCTGGTCGCTCTCGGGCCTGCTGCGGCCGGACGAGGTCACCGACGTCACCGGCATCGAGGTCCCCGAGGACGAGGAGTACGAGACGATCGCCGGCCTGATCGCGATGCGGCTCGAGCGCCTGCCCGAGGAGGGCGACGAGATCGAGTTCGAGAGCCGTGACTCCGAGCGCCGCCCGTACAGCGTGAAGCTCCGCGTGCTCTCGCTCGACGACCTGCGCGTCGATCGCGTCCGGATGACGTTCGAGGAGATCGAGGTTCCCGACGAGGACGACGAGCGATGA
- a CDS encoding glycoside hydrolase family 65 protein, which produces MSDEPLLSVEPWSLRERALDLDALARTETLFALSNGHVGLRGNLDEGEPHIIPGTYLNGFYESRPLPYAEAGYGYPEAGQTVVDVTNGKVIRLMVDDEVLDVRYGELLAHERELDLRAGTLRRQVRWRSPSGREVEISSTRLVSFWQRSVAAVRYEVRPVGDDARVVIQSELVANEPVPEQSKDPRAAAALAEPLVAEQDMTHELRAMLIHSTERSGLRIAAAMDHLIDGPDGTVCSVESTADLGRLTVAAELDEGESLVVTKYVAYGWSAHRSLPSIRDQVDAALASARHAGFDELLEHQRDFLDDFWSRADVEIDGDPELQQAIRYAIFQALQSSVRAERRAIPAKGLTGPGYDGHTFWDAETFTLPVLTYTAPSAAADALRWRHSTLDMARERAATLGFKGAAFPWRTIEGQECSAYWPAGTAGFHVSADIADAVIRHIEVTGDCEFERDYGLELLVETARLWRSLGSTGPQGNFHIDGVTGPDEYTALVDDNAYTNLMAQRNMLGAAEAVERHPAESEALGVTEDEVKSWRRAAERIWIPFDEDLGVHPQDDNFTRHRRWEFRSDSDENYPMLLHYPYFVLYRSQVVKQADLVLALYKRGDAFTAEEKARDFDYYEAITVRDSSLSVTPQGIIAAEVGHLDLAFDYFAEAVLTDISDIHGNTGDGVHLAALASSWLIVVAGFGGMRDIGGRIEFAPRLPHSLRRIAFRLTYCETLLRVEIVAGEARYEHVSGPPLELRHYGELIELEPGETVAREWSPPDPGPPPTQPPGREPSRPPRNGL; this is translated from the coding sequence TTGAGCGACGAGCCGCTGCTCTCGGTCGAACCTTGGTCGCTGCGCGAGCGGGCGCTCGACCTCGATGCGCTCGCGCGGACGGAGACGCTGTTCGCGCTCTCGAACGGGCACGTCGGGTTGCGCGGCAACCTCGATGAGGGCGAGCCGCACATCATTCCCGGGACCTACCTGAACGGCTTCTATGAGTCGCGTCCGCTCCCCTACGCCGAGGCCGGGTACGGCTACCCCGAGGCCGGCCAGACCGTCGTCGACGTGACGAACGGCAAGGTGATCCGGCTGATGGTCGACGACGAGGTGCTCGACGTCCGCTACGGCGAGCTCCTCGCCCACGAGCGCGAGCTCGACCTGCGGGCCGGCACCCTGCGCCGCCAGGTTCGCTGGCGCTCCCCGTCCGGGCGCGAGGTCGAGATCTCCTCGACCCGCCTGGTCTCGTTCTGGCAGCGCTCGGTCGCTGCGGTCCGCTATGAGGTGCGCCCGGTCGGCGACGACGCGCGCGTCGTCATCCAGTCCGAGCTCGTCGCCAACGAGCCGGTCCCCGAGCAGTCCAAGGACCCTCGCGCCGCGGCCGCCCTGGCCGAGCCGCTCGTCGCCGAACAGGACATGACGCACGAGCTCCGCGCGATGCTGATCCACTCGACCGAGCGCTCCGGGCTGCGGATCGCGGCGGCGATGGACCACCTGATCGACGGGCCTGACGGGACGGTTTGCAGCGTCGAGTCGACCGCCGACCTCGGCCGCCTGACCGTCGCCGCCGAGCTCGACGAGGGCGAGTCGCTCGTCGTCACGAAGTACGTCGCCTACGGCTGGTCGGCGCATCGCTCGCTGCCGTCGATCCGCGATCAGGTCGACGCCGCGCTCGCCTCGGCCCGGCATGCCGGCTTCGACGAGCTGCTCGAGCACCAGCGCGACTTCCTCGACGACTTCTGGAGCCGAGCCGACGTCGAGATCGACGGCGACCCCGAGCTCCAGCAGGCGATCCGCTACGCGATCTTCCAGGCGCTCCAGAGCTCGGTCCGCGCCGAGCGCCGGGCGATCCCCGCGAAGGGCCTGACCGGTCCGGGCTACGACGGGCACACATTCTGGGACGCGGAGACGTTCACGCTGCCGGTGCTCACCTACACCGCGCCGAGCGCCGCGGCCGACGCGCTTCGCTGGCGCCACTCGACGCTCGACATGGCGCGCGAGCGCGCCGCGACGCTCGGCTTCAAGGGCGCCGCCTTCCCGTGGCGGACGATCGAGGGCCAGGAGTGCTCGGCCTATTGGCCCGCCGGGACCGCGGGCTTCCACGTCTCGGCCGACATCGCCGATGCGGTGATCCGCCACATCGAGGTCACCGGCGACTGCGAGTTCGAGCGCGACTACGGGCTCGAGCTGCTCGTCGAGACCGCCCGGCTTTGGCGATCGCTCGGGAGCACGGGCCCGCAGGGCAACTTCCACATCGACGGCGTCACCGGCCCCGACGAGTACACGGCGCTCGTCGACGACAACGCCTACACGAACCTGATGGCTCAGCGAAACATGCTCGGTGCCGCGGAGGCCGTCGAGCGCCACCCGGCCGAGTCGGAGGCGCTCGGGGTGACCGAGGACGAGGTCAAGAGCTGGCGCCGGGCGGCCGAGCGGATCTGGATCCCGTTCGACGAGGACCTCGGGGTGCATCCGCAGGACGACAACTTCACGCGTCACCGCCGCTGGGAGTTCCGCTCGGACTCCGACGAGAACTATCCGATGCTCCTGCACTACCCGTACTTCGTCCTCTACCGGTCGCAGGTGGTCAAGCAGGCCGACCTGGTGCTGGCGCTCTACAAGCGCGGCGATGCGTTCACCGCCGAGGAGAAGGCGCGCGACTTCGACTACTACGAAGCGATCACGGTCCGCGACTCGTCGCTGTCGGTCACCCCGCAGGGGATCATCGCCGCCGAGGTCGGGCACCTCGACCTCGCGTTCGACTACTTCGCGGAGGCGGTGCTGACCGACATCTCCGACATTCACGGCAACACCGGCGACGGCGTCCACCTGGCGGCGCTCGCCAGCTCGTGGCTGATCGTCGTCGCGGGGTTCGGCGGCATGCGCGACATCGGCGGGCGGATCGAGTTCGCGCCGCGGCTCCCCCACTCCCTGCGGCGAATCGCGTTCCGACTGACCTACTGCGAAACGCTCCTGCGCGTCGAGATCGTCGCCGGCGAGGCCCGCTACGAGCACGTCTCCGGCCCGCCGCTCGAGTTGCGCCACTACGGCGAGTTGATCGAGCTCGAGCCCGGTGAGACCGTGGCGCGAGAGTGGTCGCCGCCCGATCCCGGCCCACCACCGACGCAGCCGCCCGGCCGCGAACCGAGCCGCCCGCCCCGGAACGGGCTGTAG
- a CDS encoding type 1 glutamine amidotransferase, giving the protein MAEDLSGKKIAILVADGFEQVEYDEPKKAVEDAGATTELLSIDDGEVQAMNGEIDKGDTYSVDKLVGDASVDDYAGLILPGGVANPDNLRADENATGFVRDFFATGKPVGVICHGPWTLIDAGVAEGRTMTSFPSIRTDLRNAGATVVDEEVVTDAGLVSSRNPDDLPAFCAKIVEEFAEGAHEVADAGATAG; this is encoded by the coding sequence ATGGCCGAAGACCTAAGCGGAAAGAAGATCGCGATCCTCGTCGCCGACGGCTTCGAGCAGGTCGAGTACGACGAGCCGAAGAAGGCCGTCGAGGACGCCGGCGCGACGACGGAGCTGCTGTCGATCGACGACGGTGAGGTCCAGGCGATGAACGGCGAGATCGACAAGGGCGACACCTACTCGGTGGACAAGCTGGTCGGTGACGCCTCGGTCGACGACTACGCGGGGCTGATCCTGCCCGGCGGAGTCGCCAATCCCGACAACCTCCGTGCCGACGAGAACGCGACCGGGTTCGTCCGCGACTTCTTCGCGACGGGCAAACCGGTCGGCGTGATCTGCCACGGGCCCTGGACGCTGATCGACGCGGGCGTCGCCGAGGGGCGGACGATGACGTCCTTCCCGAGCATCCGCACCGACCTGCGCAACGCCGGCGCGACCGTCGTCGACGAGGAGGTCGTGACCGACGCGGGCCTCGTCTCGAGCCGCAACCCCGACGACCTCCCGGCCTTCTGCGCCAAGATCGTTGAGGAGTTCGCCGAGGGAGCGCACGAGGTCGCCGACGCCGGCGCGACGGCGGGCTAG